Proteins encoded by one window of Camarhynchus parvulus unplaced genomic scaffold, STF_HiC, whole genome shotgun sequence:
- the LOC115917135 gene encoding histone-lysine N-methyltransferase 2B-like — translation MGGAFPWFDARDPKIWSPPESPNEAPPLPVEPPSSDHTYARWRLEPAPPLSGEEGAEPAVPQAAGGGGADERQCTLCLQSGDAPAQDEGRLLYMGQNEWTHVNCALWSAEVFEEGDGTLRNVHAAVARGRQM, via the exons atGGGCGGGGCCTTCCCCTGGTTCGACgcccgggaccccaaaatttggagcCCCCCCGAGAGCCCCAA cgaggccccgcccctccccgtGGAGCCGCCCTCCAGTGACCACACCTACGCCAGGTGGCGCCTGgagccggccccgcccctctcAG GTGAGGAGGGGGCGGAGCCAGCGGTGCCACAGGCGGCtggagggggcggggccgacGAGCGCCAGTGCACGCTGTGCCTGCAGAGCGGGGACGCACCTGCGCAG GACGAGGGGCGCCTGCTGTACATGGGGCAGAACGAGTGGACCCACGTGAACTGCGCCCTCTGGTCGGCCGAGGTCTTCGAGGAGGGCGACGGAACTCTCCGGAACGTGCACGCCGCCGTGGCCAGGGGCCGCCAgatg